One window from the genome of Rhodopseudomonas sp. P2A-2r encodes:
- a CDS encoding FAD/NAD(P)-binding protein, with the protein MKISIVGCGATGIAILRHLAELACSGGDRSPVSEIQLFDKSGFDGGMAYRTQSDQHLLNMRVSTMSIRAGDSQDFLRWTSRAGVPCEANDHLPRKVYRDYLEDVRQSAIERCRNVGIRVSVEHAEVVAMHLTPAGDIVLETDHHESYVSSVMVLCTGHNVPGDNYNLAASKNFVPDPYADFSFADRSDLEVGILGSGLTAIDSVLALARSHPSIRITCMSRSGLFPTVQAISKPAADGEFRDALRRYVDGIGRTEADDLASTISRLLYATTGLRCNLSFSNDHADALADLEHNIAQTEARAPNVTSYLTGVVDIVCDAWSKMDHGEKSRFMTYYNSGWLRNRSAMPLANALKVRDLLRTGRLSTRSSLRTVTAIGSRFRATFGTGSSCDMDHVIAATGPSYQLDALPLYADMQRQGLVVLDAHGGIRCDYDDSRVLDERGSKHSNIFAVGSPTKGTHFYAGAVDINLRRAESVIDTILRNAEQLRSRSTGAETAAKLEAVD; encoded by the coding sequence ATGAAAATCAGCATCGTTGGCTGCGGCGCGACCGGGATCGCCATCCTGCGGCATCTTGCCGAACTGGCCTGTTCAGGCGGGGATCGCAGCCCGGTGTCGGAGATCCAGCTGTTCGACAAGTCGGGTTTTGACGGCGGCATGGCCTATCGCACCCAGAGCGATCAGCATCTGCTCAACATGCGGGTGTCGACCATGTCGATCCGCGCCGGCGACAGTCAGGACTTCCTGCGCTGGACATCGCGGGCCGGCGTTCCCTGCGAGGCCAACGATCACCTGCCACGCAAGGTCTATCGCGACTATCTCGAGGACGTCAGGCAGTCCGCCATCGAGCGCTGCCGCAATGTCGGCATCCGCGTCTCGGTCGAACATGCCGAAGTCGTCGCCATGCACCTCACCCCCGCCGGCGACATTGTGCTCGAGACGGATCACCATGAAAGCTACGTGTCGTCGGTGATGGTATTGTGCACCGGGCACAACGTGCCCGGCGACAATTACAACCTCGCCGCCAGCAAAAACTTCGTGCCCGATCCCTATGCTGACTTCAGCTTCGCCGATCGGAGCGACCTGGAGGTCGGCATTCTCGGCAGCGGCCTGACCGCCATCGACAGCGTGCTGGCACTGGCGCGTAGCCATCCCTCCATCCGGATCACCTGCATGTCCCGCAGCGGCCTGTTTCCCACCGTGCAGGCGATCAGCAAGCCGGCTGCCGACGGCGAATTCCGCGACGCGCTGCGTCGCTACGTCGACGGCATCGGCCGGACCGAGGCCGACGACCTGGCATCCACCATCTCCCGCCTGCTGTACGCCACCACGGGATTGCGCTGCAACCTGTCGTTCAGCAACGACCATGCCGATGCACTCGCCGACCTCGAGCACAATATCGCACAGACCGAAGCGCGCGCACCGAACGTGACCTCCTACCTGACCGGCGTTGTCGACATCGTCTGCGACGCCTGGAGCAAGATGGATCACGGCGAGAAATCCCGCTTCATGACCTACTACAACTCCGGCTGGCTCAGGAACCGCTCCGCAATGCCGCTGGCCAATGCCCTCAAGGTGCGCGACCTGCTGCGCACCGGCCGACTGTCGACCCGTTCGTCGCTACGCACCGTGACCGCCATCGGCAGCCGCTTTCGGGCGACATTCGGAACCGGCAGCAGTTGCGATATGGATCATGTGATCGCCGCCACCGGCCCGTCCTATCAGCTTGATGCGCTGCCGCTCTATGCCGACATGCAGCGCCAGGGTCTCGTCGTTCTCGATGCGCATGGCGGCATTCGCTGCGACTACGACGACAGCCGCGTCCTCGACGAGCGCGGCAGCAAGCACAGCAACATCTTCGCGGTCGGCAGCCCGACCAAGGGCACGCACTTCTATGCCGGCGCGGTCGACATCAACCTGCGCCGCGCCGAATCCGTCATCGACACCATCCTTCGCAATGCAGAGCAACTGCGATCGCGCAGCACCGGCGCCGAGACCGCCGCCAAACTCGAAGCCGTGGACTGA
- a CDS encoding methyl-accepting chemotaxis protein yields the protein MARLNFRIGTKLGLTAGIGVLLIAGMMTNEIIGNDSIALSSRMVLVNTSNKSDLQGTDVLLARTELAMRNIGSANTVAQMENGLKEVHGHLAGASALLNAAEQRATRQPTKDGYRAIQVIFQKYLTIAADLAAARKAALDGGVERAQATLNWDRAFDGLLASPALAALPNHRDIELELRTADGAYNAARAAAWQFAAAAEPKQIELLSSEAVVAIDSLKRARKLAGEAGQTAVIDTLVAAAVKFKSSAEAVAKAEDRKFHIRDEQAAPLVADIGSRIVKLTEVANGFAAMRQAELLAELSRVATVALAVGALVVLVQIGSALFSVLTIARPIRRIGEVLLDLAGGNEAVAIPYTERGDEVGDNARAARTFRDNLIRIEQMEAEQKDLEAATAGRRKAEMAKLADAFQAAVGGIVESVSSASGELEKAAGTLSGTAEETQQLSGLVASASEEASANVESVASAAEEMSASVTEISRQVHDSSRIAGEAVKQAELTDVRINELSEAAGRIGDVVKLITAIAEQTNLLALNATIEAARAGESGRGFAVVASEVKALAAQTAKATDEISVQITGMQAATRDSVGAIKEIGSTISRIAEIASIIAATVEEQGAATSEIARNVGEAAKGTAQVAEKITQVNRGASATGSASAQVLMSARSLSKESGSLKSEVESFLQTVRAA from the coding sequence TTGGCCCGGCTCAACTTTCGCATCGGCACCAAGCTTGGCCTGACGGCAGGCATCGGCGTATTGCTCATAGCGGGCATGATGACCAACGAGATCATCGGCAACGACTCGATCGCATTGTCGAGCCGGATGGTCCTCGTCAATACGTCCAACAAATCCGACCTGCAGGGAACCGACGTGTTGCTGGCGCGGACCGAGCTCGCGATGCGCAATATCGGCAGTGCCAACACGGTGGCCCAGATGGAGAATGGCCTGAAGGAGGTGCACGGGCATCTCGCCGGAGCCAGCGCACTTCTGAACGCCGCCGAGCAGCGCGCCACACGGCAGCCGACGAAAGACGGCTATCGCGCGATCCAGGTGATCTTTCAGAAATATCTGACTATCGCCGCTGACCTTGCCGCGGCAAGGAAGGCCGCGCTCGATGGCGGTGTGGAACGCGCCCAGGCAACGCTGAACTGGGACCGCGCCTTCGACGGATTGCTGGCCTCCCCTGCTTTGGCCGCGCTACCCAATCATCGGGATATCGAGCTTGAATTGCGGACAGCGGACGGCGCCTACAACGCAGCGCGCGCCGCCGCCTGGCAGTTTGCTGCTGCGGCTGAGCCAAAGCAGATCGAACTCCTCTCCAGCGAGGCCGTCGTGGCGATCGACTCGCTCAAACGCGCGCGCAAGCTGGCCGGCGAAGCCGGTCAGACCGCGGTCATCGACACGCTGGTCGCGGCAGCCGTCAAGTTCAAGAGCTCAGCGGAAGCCGTCGCCAAGGCCGAAGACCGCAAATTCCACATCCGCGACGAGCAGGCAGCCCCGCTTGTCGCAGACATCGGCAGCCGCATCGTCAAGCTGACCGAGGTCGCCAACGGATTTGCCGCCATGCGGCAGGCCGAATTGCTCGCGGAACTGAGCCGCGTCGCGACGGTTGCGCTCGCGGTCGGCGCGCTGGTGGTGCTGGTGCAGATCGGCTCTGCGCTGTTCTCGGTGCTGACCATCGCCCGCCCGATCCGCCGCATCGGCGAAGTGCTGCTCGACCTCGCCGGCGGCAACGAGGCAGTCGCCATCCCCTATACCGAGCGCGGCGACGAAGTCGGCGACAATGCCCGCGCGGCACGCACCTTCCGAGACAATCTGATTCGCATCGAGCAGATGGAAGCGGAACAGAAGGATCTGGAGGCCGCCACTGCTGGTCGCCGCAAGGCCGAAATGGCCAAACTGGCAGACGCGTTCCAGGCGGCGGTGGGCGGCATCGTCGAATCCGTATCGTCGGCCTCCGGCGAACTCGAGAAGGCCGCGGGCACGCTGTCCGGAACGGCGGAAGAAACCCAGCAACTGTCCGGCCTGGTCGCCTCGGCCTCCGAGGAAGCTTCGGCCAACGTGGAATCGGTGGCCTCCGCCGCCGAAGAAATGAGCGCGTCCGTCACCGAAATCAGCCGACAGGTGCACGATTCCAGCCGCATCGCCGGCGAAGCCGTCAAACAGGCCGAGCTCACGGACGTGCGCATCAACGAATTGTCGGAGGCCGCCGGCCGCATCGGCGACGTTGTCAAGCTGATCACTGCGATTGCCGAGCAGACCAACCTGCTCGCACTCAACGCCACCATCGAGGCGGCCCGCGCCGGCGAATCCGGCCGCGGCTTTGCCGTGGTCGCCAGCGAGGTCAAGGCGCTGGCGGCGCAGACCGCGAAGGCCACCGACGAGATCAGCGTGCAGATCACCGGCATGCAGGCGGCAACCAGAGACTCCGTTGGCGCGATCAAGGAGATCGGTTCGACCATCAGCCGCATCGCGGAGATCGCCTCGATCATTGCCGCCACCGTTGAAGAACAGGGCGCAGCGACCTCCGAGATCGCCCGCAATGTCGGCGAAGCGGCCAAGGGCACCGCCCAGGTCGCGGAGAAGATCACGCAAGTCAACCGCGGGGCCAGCGCCACCGGCTCGGCCTCGGCCCAGGTGCTGATGTCGGCCCGCTCGCTGTCGAAGGAGAGCGGCAGCCTCAAGAGCGAAGTCGAGAGCTTCCTGCAGACTGTCAGGGCAGCCTGA
- a CDS encoding antibiotic biosynthesis monooxygenase family protein, with protein MIAVIFEVWPKPEHRQQYFDLAAELKPLLATIDGFISVERFESLTEPGKILSLSLFRDEAAVAAWRNTPEHRATQGRGRAQIFANYRLRIAGIIRDYGMTDRAEAPSDSRTRHDGL; from the coding sequence ATGATTGCCGTCATCTTTGAAGTCTGGCCGAAGCCGGAACATCGTCAGCAGTACTTCGATCTTGCTGCCGAGCTGAAGCCGCTGCTTGCGACGATCGACGGCTTCATTTCGGTGGAGCGGTTTGAGAGCCTGACCGAGCCTGGAAAGATACTGTCTCTCTCGCTGTTCCGGGACGAGGCGGCAGTGGCTGCGTGGCGCAATACGCCTGAGCACCGCGCGACCCAGGGCCGCGGCCGTGCGCAGATCTTTGCCAACTATCGTTTGCGCATCGCCGGCATTATCCGCGACTATGGCATGACGGACCGTGCAGAAGCACCGAGCGATAGTCGCACCAGACACGACGGTCTCTGA
- a CDS encoding methionyl-tRNA formyltransferase has protein sequence MFDTIILLAGAVEQAALASVLRGYNSQLLVHPVFTVADLAAIESEWLQRARLIAFATPTTVPPETLEQLGFGAYRFHPGSPQYPDAAPARLALQDGARHFGATAHRMTPRDDAGPIVDVEMFPVPQDIELHGLEELALGRVMQMFWRLAGPLSTQSQPLVQRAMRWGARREEAADAASAIHQTIRGRSMPVLRHIVSAPQRRRMALHAVPDATEAVEG, from the coding sequence ATGTTTGATACGATCATTTTGCTCGCTGGCGCGGTCGAGCAGGCCGCTTTGGCATCGGTGTTGCGCGGCTATAATTCGCAGTTGCTGGTCCATCCGGTCTTCACCGTCGCCGATCTTGCCGCCATCGAGTCCGAATGGCTGCAGCGCGCCCGCCTGATTGCCTTCGCGACGCCGACGACCGTGCCGCCCGAAACGCTCGAACAGCTCGGCTTCGGCGCCTATCGTTTCCATCCGGGATCGCCGCAATATCCCGACGCCGCGCCGGCGCGACTCGCGCTGCAGGACGGCGCACGGCACTTCGGCGCGACCGCGCATCGCATGACGCCGCGCGATGATGCCGGTCCGATCGTCGATGTCGAGATGTTTCCGGTCCCGCAGGACATCGAACTGCACGGGCTTGAAGAGTTGGCCCTCGGCCGCGTGATGCAGATGTTCTGGCGTCTGGCCGGACCGCTGTCGACGCAGTCGCAACCCCTCGTGCAGCGTGCCATGCGCTGGGGCGCCCGTCGTGAGGAGGCTGCCGACGCCGCCAGCGCGATTCACCAGACGATTCGCGGGCGTAGCATGCCCGTTCTGCGGCATATTGTATCGGCGCCGCAGCGTCGGCGGATGGCGCTGCATGCGGTGCCCGACGCAACCGAAGCTGTCGAGGGCTAG
- a CDS encoding indolepyruvate ferredoxin oxidoreductase family protein, producing MGINQGPISLDQKYTQGSGHIFLTGIQALVRLPMAQVRRDRAAGLNTAAFVTGYRGSPLGGYDQQLMAARKHLDTYGVKFQPGVNEDLAATAIWGTQQLNLSPGAKYDGVVGIWYGKGPGVDRCGDVFRHGNAAGSAKFGGVLCLAGDDHGAKSSTVPHQSDHAFMSALMPYLYPSSIHEMIEMGLLGIAMSRYSGCWVGMKVITETVETTAEIDLNNELKPFNIPTDFEIPPSGLNLRWPDDRYDQDRRLQDYKGFAAIAFARANNINRVTMDSPNARFGIMASGKSYEDVRQALRELGITEQVAAKIGLRLYKIGMPWPLEPEGVRSFAVGLEEIFIVEERREIVENQVKQELFNWRDDVRPRIIGKMDDKDHRFLPFAEELSVAKVATSLVDRLLAMEIDPEVAALLRAKADWFHGRDASQVQAVVPITRTPYFCSGCPHNTSTKVPEGSRALAGIGCHFMTLWMDRNTETFTHMGGEGVPWTGIAPFTDEKHIFANLGDGTYFHSGSLAIRQSIASKANITYKILYNDAVAMTGGQKHDGELSPQQITFQLHSEGIRDIYLVSENPDAYPAASIAPGTKLAHRDELDHVMKTLREVPGCSAIVFVQTCAAEKRRRRKRGTLEDPQRRVIINPAVCEGCGDCSVQSNCISVEPLETALGRKRTINQSSCNKDYSCLKGFCPSFVTVDGGKLKRKTPVELGTIGALPEPLRRPGLERPYNVAVGGVGGTGVLTIGALLGMAAHIEGKASMILDMSGLAQKGGAVLSHVRLAETTEEVTCSRIVTGTADLLIAADEVVAVAKDTIGLCEAGRTFGIVNTHLIPIADFVRNRDFNFQTRRVNNVLEASLKKESTFLDFTKAAEALLGDSIATNMIMMGFAYQQGLLPLQAASIEQAIELNGVSIKMNMLAFQLGRLAAADPARLADMLKGADETIAPKTLDEMSLDEIIVHRGALLTDYQNVALADRYRKLVAQVRAASDGYGEALPRAVAINYAKLLAYKDEYEVARLYTDGRFEKQVRDQFEGDFKINFNLAPPMLPGVDAMGRPKKRAFGAWMLPLFRILAGLRGLRGTALDVFGYSADRKLERDLIAGYEKDVATVLTLLSPQTLDIAVELLSLPDTIRGYGPVKEKSVHDAKARYAQLAADLANPPPAPRQIAAE from the coding sequence ATGGGAATCAATCAGGGGCCGATCAGTCTCGACCAGAAATACACCCAGGGTTCCGGCCACATCTTCCTGACCGGCATCCAGGCGCTGGTGCGGCTGCCGATGGCTCAGGTCCGCCGCGATCGCGCCGCCGGTCTCAACACCGCCGCCTTCGTTACCGGCTATCGCGGCTCGCCGCTCGGCGGCTATGACCAGCAACTGATGGCGGCGCGAAAACATCTCGACACCTACGGCGTCAAATTCCAGCCGGGCGTCAACGAGGATCTCGCGGCCACCGCAATCTGGGGCACCCAGCAGCTCAATCTCTCCCCCGGCGCCAAGTATGATGGCGTGGTCGGCATCTGGTACGGCAAGGGGCCGGGCGTCGATCGCTGCGGCGACGTGTTCCGCCACGGCAACGCCGCGGGCTCGGCCAAATTCGGCGGCGTGCTGTGCCTCGCCGGCGACGACCACGGCGCCAAATCGTCCACCGTGCCGCACCAGTCCGACCACGCCTTCATGTCGGCGCTGATGCCCTATCTCTATCCGTCGTCGATCCATGAGATGATCGAAATGGGTCTGCTGGGCATCGCTATGTCGCGCTATTCCGGCTGCTGGGTGGGCATGAAGGTGATCACCGAGACGGTGGAGACCACCGCGGAGATCGACCTCAACAACGAACTCAAGCCGTTCAACATTCCCACCGATTTCGAAATTCCGCCGAGCGGGTTGAACCTGCGCTGGCCGGACGATCGGTACGACCAGGATCGCCGCCTGCAGGACTACAAGGGCTTTGCCGCCATCGCCTTCGCCCGCGCCAACAACATCAACCGCGTCACCATGGATTCGCCGAATGCCCGGTTCGGCATCATGGCGTCCGGCAAGAGCTATGAGGACGTGCGTCAGGCGCTGCGCGAATTGGGCATCACCGAACAGGTGGCGGCGAAGATCGGGCTGCGGCTGTACAAGATCGGCATGCCGTGGCCGCTGGAGCCGGAAGGCGTGCGCAGCTTCGCGGTGGGTCTCGAGGAGATCTTCATCGTCGAGGAACGTCGCGAGATCGTCGAGAACCAGGTCAAGCAGGAGCTGTTCAACTGGCGCGACGACGTGCGCCCGCGCATTATCGGCAAGATGGACGACAAGGATCACCGCTTCCTTCCGTTCGCCGAGGAACTGAGCGTCGCCAAGGTCGCGACCTCGCTGGTCGATCGTCTGCTGGCCATGGAGATCGATCCGGAGGTGGCCGCGCTGCTGCGCGCCAAGGCCGATTGGTTTCACGGCCGCGATGCCTCGCAGGTGCAGGCCGTGGTGCCGATCACCCGCACGCCGTATTTCTGCTCGGGCTGTCCGCACAACACATCGACCAAGGTGCCGGAAGGTTCACGCGCGCTGGCCGGAATCGGCTGTCACTTCATGACGCTGTGGATGGACCGCAACACCGAGACCTTTACCCATATGGGCGGTGAGGGCGTGCCATGGACCGGCATCGCACCGTTCACCGACGAAAAGCACATCTTCGCCAATCTCGGCGACGGGACTTACTTCCATTCGGGCTCGCTGGCGATCCGCCAGTCGATCGCCTCAAAAGCCAACATCACCTACAAGATCCTTTACAACGATGCCGTGGCCATGACCGGCGGCCAGAAGCATGACGGCGAGTTGTCGCCGCAGCAGATTACTTTTCAGCTCCACAGCGAGGGCATCCGCGACATCTACCTGGTCTCGGAAAATCCCGACGCCTATCCGGCCGCGTCCATTGCGCCGGGGACAAAGCTCGCGCATCGCGACGAACTCGACCATGTCATGAAGACGCTGCGCGAGGTGCCGGGCTGTTCGGCCATCGTGTTCGTGCAGACCTGCGCCGCCGAGAAGCGCCGCCGCCGCAAGAGGGGCACGCTGGAGGATCCACAGCGCCGCGTCATCATCAATCCCGCGGTCTGCGAAGGCTGCGGCGACTGCTCGGTGCAGTCGAACTGCATCTCGGTGGAGCCGCTGGAAACCGCGCTGGGTCGCAAGCGCACCATCAACCAGTCCAGCTGCAACAAGGACTACTCCTGCCTCAAGGGCTTCTGCCCGTCCTTCGTCACCGTCGATGGCGGAAAGTTGAAGCGCAAGACGCCGGTCGAACTCGGCACTATCGGCGCGTTGCCTGAGCCCTTGCGCCGACCGGGTCTCGAGCGGCCCTACAACGTCGCCGTTGGCGGCGTCGGCGGCACCGGCGTGCTGACCATCGGCGCGCTGCTCGGCATGGCCGCGCATATCGAGGGCAAGGCCAGCATGATCCTGGACATGTCGGGCCTGGCGCAAAAGGGCGGCGCGGTGCTCAGCCATGTTCGTCTCGCCGAGACCACGGAGGAGGTGACCTGTTCGCGCATCGTCACCGGCACTGCCGATCTCCTGATCGCAGCCGATGAAGTGGTTGCCGTTGCCAAGGATACGATCGGACTGTGTGAGGCGGGCCGAACCTTCGGCATCGTCAACACGCATCTGATCCCGATCGCCGATTTCGTGCGCAACCGCGATTTCAATTTCCAGACCCGCCGCGTCAATAACGTGCTGGAAGCCTCGTTGAAGAAGGAGTCGACCTTCCTCGATTTCACCAAGGCGGCCGAAGCGCTGCTCGGCGACTCCATCGCCACGAACATGATAATGATGGGCTTTGCCTATCAGCAGGGTCTGCTGCCGCTGCAGGCGGCCTCGATCGAGCAGGCCATCGAGCTCAACGGCGTGTCGATCAAGATGAACATGCTGGCGTTCCAACTCGGGCGCCTGGCCGCCGCCGATCCGGCACGACTGGCGGACATGCTGAAAGGCGCCGACGAAACCATCGCGCCGAAGACGCTGGACGAGATGTCACTCGACGAGATCATCGTCCATCGCGGTGCGCTGCTGACCGACTACCAGAATGTCGCTTTGGCCGACCGCTACCGCAAACTGGTGGCGCAGGTGCGCGCAGCCTCCGATGGCTATGGCGAGGCGCTGCCGCGCGCGGTCGCCATCAACTACGCCAAACTGCTGGCCTACAAGGACGAGTACGAAGTCGCGCGGCTCTACACCGACGGTCGTTTCGAGAAGCAGGTGCGTGACCAGTTCGAGGGCGACTTCAAGATCAACTTCAACCTGGCGCCGCCGATGCTGCCCGGCGTGGATGCAATGGGCAGGCCGAAGAAGCGCGCCTTCGGCGCATGGATGCTGCCGCTGTTCCGTATCCTTGCCGGGCTGCGTGGCCTGCGCGGTACCGCGCTCGATGTGTTCGGCTACAGCGCCGACCGCAAGCTCGAACGCGACCTGATCGCCGGCTACGAGAAGGACGTCGCCACCGTGCTGACGCTGCTGTCGCCGCAAACGCTGGACATCGCCGTGGAGTTGCTGTCGCTGCCCGACACCATCCGCGGCTATGGCCCGGTGAAGGAGAAGTCGGTGCACGACGCCAAGGCGCGCTACGCGCAGCTCGCCGCCGATCTCGCCAATCCGCCGCCGGCACCGCGGCAGATCGCAGCGGAGTAG
- a CDS encoding thiolase domain-containing protein translates to MSIKGKAYIAGIYEHPTRHAPDKSVAQLHAEVARGALEDAGLTHKDVDGYFCAGDAPGGLWPMVDYLGLKPRHVDSTETGGCSYIIHLGHAAQAIAAGKCSIALVTLAGKPRTGVMPPRQQGAEADFETAYGATTHNAYGMCAMRHMHDYGTTSEQLAWIKVAASHHAQWNPHAMLKDVVTVEDVLNSPMISDPLHRLDCCVVSDGGGAMIVTTPEIARSLKKPLVRLIGHGEAMKGPRGGKDLDLTYSAGVWSGPRAFEEAGVTPQDMKYASIYDSFTITVLMQLEDLGFCKKGDGGKFVSDGNLISGVGKLPFNTDGGGLCSNHPVNRGGMTKILEAVRQLRGEAHPKVQVPNCDLAIAHGTGGLLGVRHAASTAILERV, encoded by the coding sequence TTGAGCATCAAGGGCAAGGCCTACATTGCCGGGATCTACGAACACCCGACACGACACGCACCCGATAAGTCGGTCGCGCAGCTGCATGCCGAAGTCGCCAGGGGCGCGCTTGAGGATGCCGGGCTGACGCACAAGGACGTCGACGGCTATTTCTGCGCCGGCGATGCGCCGGGCGGCCTCTGGCCGATGGTCGACTATCTCGGGCTGAAGCCGCGACACGTCGATTCCACTGAGACCGGCGGCTGCTCCTACATCATCCATCTCGGCCACGCCGCGCAGGCCATCGCCGCCGGCAAATGCTCGATCGCCCTGGTGACGCTGGCCGGCAAGCCGCGCACCGGCGTGATGCCGCCGCGCCAGCAGGGCGCCGAGGCGGATTTCGAGACTGCCTATGGCGCCACCACCCACAATGCCTATGGCATGTGTGCCATGCGCCACATGCACGACTACGGCACCACCAGCGAACAGCTCGCCTGGATCAAGGTCGCAGCATCCCATCACGCGCAGTGGAATCCCCATGCGATGCTCAAGGATGTCGTCACTGTCGAGGACGTGCTGAATTCGCCCATGATCTCCGATCCGCTGCACCGTCTCGACTGCTGTGTGGTCTCAGACGGTGGCGGCGCGATGATCGTGACCACGCCGGAAATCGCCAGGAGCCTGAAGAAGCCGCTGGTGCGCCTGATCGGCCATGGCGAGGCCATGAAGGGTCCGCGCGGCGGCAAGGATCTCGACCTCACTTACTCCGCCGGCGTGTGGTCTGGCCCGCGCGCCTTCGAGGAGGCCGGCGTGACGCCGCAGGACATGAAGTACGCCTCGATCTACGACAGCTTCACCATCACCGTGCTGATGCAGCTCGAGGATCTCGGCTTCTGCAAGAAGGGCGACGGCGGCAAGTTCGTGTCCGACGGCAACCTGATCTCAGGCGTCGGCAAGCTGCCGTTCAACACCGACGGCGGCGGGCTGTGCAGCAATCATCCCGTCAACCGCGGCGGCATGACCAAGATCCTCGAAGCCGTGCGCCAGCTGCGCGGCGAAGCCCATCCCAAGGTGCAGGTGCCGAACTGCGATCTCGCCATCGCCCATGGCACCGGCGGCCTGCTCGGCGTGCGCCACGCCGCCTCGACCGCCATTCTGGAGCGCGTGTGA
- a CDS encoding Zn-ribbon domain-containing OB-fold protein, whose translation MTEAKKYPAPVGNPETQPFWDAAKQGKFLIKRCTACGEAHYFPRSICPLCFSDQTVWEESSGEAEIYTFSLMRKSATGPYAIAYVTLKEGPSVQTNIVDCDMDTLKIGQKVKVVWKPTDGAPLPFFTPA comes from the coding sequence ATGACTGAAGCGAAGAAGTATCCGGCCCCCGTGGGCAATCCCGAGACGCAGCCGTTCTGGGACGCCGCCAAGCAGGGCAAGTTCCTGATCAAGCGCTGCACCGCCTGCGGCGAGGCGCATTATTTTCCGCGCTCGATCTGCCCGCTGTGCTTCTCCGACCAGACCGTGTGGGAAGAGAGTTCGGGCGAGGCCGAGATCTACACCTTCAGCCTGATGCGCAAATCCGCCACCGGTCCCTATGCCATCGCCTATGTGACGCTGAAGGAGGGCCCGTCGGTGCAGACCAACATCGTCGACTGCGACATGGATACGCTGAAAATCGGGCAGAAGGTCAAGGTGGTGTGGAAGCCCACCGACGGCGCACCGCTGCCGTTCTTCACGCCGGCGTAG